The Spirosoma oryzicola region TACTCATGGTTACCGGGGGTAGGCCATACCGGCAGGCGCTTCAGCAGGTCGGTGTACACGTTGAAAACATTCTGCTGGTATTGGGAATCGTAACCCTGATTGTAGGCATTATCGCCGAGCCATAGCCAGATGTCGGCGGGGCGGTCTTTCGTGGCATTCCGGTATTTCTCCAGTACGGCAAACTGATTGGCAGTGCCACTACCAAAATCGCCCAGCGCCCAGATACGAACGGGAACGGTTGAACCCGCCGTTGGCGACGTTTGAAAATACTGTTCACCGGAAGCCATCAAATCGTTCGTGTTCGTACCAATGGCGTAAAAATAACGGGTAGCCGCCTGCAAGCCCGTCAGGGTAACGACGTGTTCGGTAGTCAGAGCCGGATCAGAAACCGCCTGCGTAAGCTGGTCAGCATTCGCCCCGAAACGAACCCGGCTGGTCGTTGGCTGGTCGGTTCGCCACCGGACGGTTATGCTCGTCGGCGTAACGACTTGCAGATAAGGCGAACGGGTGACAGTCTGTGCGTTAGCAGCAGCCTCGCTTAGGAACAAGCAGACCAGCCACAGCACAGGTGCGGTATATTTACGGATCATGAGTAGTGGTAAAAACTACTAAAACTAAGAAATCATATGACAAGTTGCATCAACCAAGCGCAGGCAATTCCGCCGTAGGTACCCAGTACATGACTCAATACAGCCAGCAAAACGCCCACGGGTGCCAGCGCCGGATGAAACACAGACGCTACTGCCGGGGCCGTCGCCACCCCGCCGATGTTGGCCTGACTGCCTACGGCTACGAAGAAATAAGGCGCTTTTAGCCAGCGGGCGGCCACAAACATGACCAGGATATGAATAAGCATCCAGATAACGGCCACCCCAAACAGCCCAACATTACCGCTGACGTTCGACAAGTCGAGCCGCATTCCGATGGTCATAATCAGGAAGTAGATGAACAGAGTCGATAGATCGGTCGTACCCAGTTTTTCGAGCTTACGGGCACGGGTGAACGACAAACCAACGCCCAGGCTGGTTGACAAAATAACCACCCACAGGAAATTGGACAGAAACGGCTCCAGGCCATGCGCCCGCATCCAGTCGGCGTGGGGTTGAAACGTTTTGGTCAAATAAATGGCCAGGGCGTGGGCAATAGCAGCTCCCCCGAACCCCAGTGCCAGGATCGTTGTCAGATCGGTTAGATCGGTCGGTTTGTCGCGCTCCTCTCGGTAGTTTAAAATGCGTTGTTTTACTTCTTCGATGCTGCGGCTATCCGCTTTCAGAAAACGGTCGATGCGTTCCGAATACGCGGCTCCGTAGATCAGGCAGGCCGTCCAGGTATTAGCCACAACCGCATCGACCACCAGAATAATGACGAACAGGGCTTCGCTACAACCATAGATTTCCTTCAGTGCGATCTGCGTACCGCTTCCGCCAATCCAGCTACCGGCAATCGTAACCAGACCTTTCCAAAGCTGCTGTTCTTCGGCCTGTTGGTGAAAAGCGGGTGATAATGTACTGACAATCCACAGCGCAATGGGACCACCGAGAATAATGCCTACCGTTCCGGCCAGAAAAACCAGCAGGGCTTTGTTCCCCAACCGAAGAATAGAGCGTAAATCGGCGGTAGATGTGAGCAGGACCAGCGCAGCCGGCAAAAGGTATTGGGAGGCTACGGTGTACAAGCTCGATTGCTCGCCCGAAATAACGCCTAAACTGTTCAAGGCCCCCGGAAAAACGTAACACAGCAGCAAAGCCGGAACCCAATTGTAAAAGCGCTGCCAGCTTTTGTTTTCGGAGCGGGATGTATGAAAGATTAAAGCCAGCAAGGCCAATAGGATGCCTAACACAATGGCATCGTGAGCAATCAGGGGTTGTTTAGGCATTCGAGTAGGTACAGCACAGACCATTCGCTGGTCTTGGCAGCTAGTTACAGAAATAATTTGGCACGGGCCAGGCTTATCACCGGCGAAGTTGGCGAGCGATTCGATTTCTTCGACAAATCGCTTTCGCCAGGATGAGACAGGTAAACCTATTTATCGCTACCCGCCTGGATAGTTACATTGCCGGACCCCATGGCGAAATTGACTGGCTGTACACCGAAGGCGACTTTGGCTACGAAGCGTTTATGAAACGTTTGTTTCGGCCAATATCATCGGGTCTGTGCAATTCCTTGAGGAGCAGGACGGAAGAG contains the following coding sequences:
- a CDS encoding DUF819 domain-containing protein, encoding MPKQPLIAHDAIVLGILLALLALIFHTSRSENKSWQRFYNWVPALLLCYVFPGALNSLGVISGEQSSLYTVASQYLLPAALVLLTSTADLRSILRLGNKALLVFLAGTVGIILGGPIALWIVSTLSPAFHQQAEEQQLWKGLVTIAGSWIGGSGTQIALKEIYGCSEALFVIILVVDAVVANTWTACLIYGAAYSERIDRFLKADSRSIEEVKQRILNYREERDKPTDLTDLTTILALGFGGAAIAHALAIYLTKTFQPHADWMRAHGLEPFLSNFLWVVILSTSLGVGLSFTRARKLEKLGTTDLSTLFIYFLIMTIGMRLDLSNVSGNVGLFGVAVIWMLIHILVMFVAARWLKAPYFFVAVGSQANIGGVATAPAVASVFHPALAPVGVLLAVLSHVLGTYGGIACAWLMQLVI